A window of the Mucilaginibacter sp. cycad4 genome harbors these coding sequences:
- a CDS encoding helix-turn-helix domain-containing protein, with translation MPVLTTPEKNVIPTFTLQQNNEQGNTMIHMCEALQHCSEFWLDPAFLQPHRKDYYLFVLVKSGANRHWIDFVPYTVKPDTFYFTVPQQVHLKEHSGPTAGLIMSFTDEFLQLEDNRILQQLPIIQNPAAAHEIKLSPADLTFIEDTMRKMLVEFKADGTWRNQMLSSWMRVLVIYLSRLYSEQYNETCITLNYCLLKSFQALIAEHYTTQHDVAAYAEKLNLTPGHLTDVIKQQSGKTAITHIHERLIVEAKRRLLHTELSVKQIADELGFEDAAYFNRFFKRLTDTTPIAFRMQIREMYS, from the coding sequence ATGCCTGTTTTAACTACACCCGAAAAAAACGTTATCCCTACTTTTACCCTGCAACAGAACAATGAGCAGGGTAATACCATGATACATATGTGCGAAGCATTGCAGCACTGCAGCGAGTTCTGGCTCGATCCGGCATTTCTGCAGCCTCACCGTAAGGATTATTACCTGTTTGTATTGGTTAAAAGCGGTGCTAACAGGCACTGGATAGATTTTGTACCTTATACCGTAAAGCCCGATACTTTTTATTTTACCGTACCGCAGCAGGTACACCTCAAGGAGCATTCGGGGCCTACAGCGGGCCTGATAATGAGCTTTACCGACGAGTTTTTGCAGCTGGAAGATAACCGCATACTTCAACAGCTTCCCATAATCCAAAACCCTGCTGCCGCGCACGAAATAAAGCTTAGCCCTGCCGATCTTACTTTTATAGAAGATACGATGCGCAAAATGCTGGTTGAGTTTAAAGCTGATGGTACCTGGCGCAACCAGATGCTTAGCTCCTGGATGCGGGTACTGGTTATATACCTGAGCAGGTTGTACAGCGAGCAGTATAATGAAACCTGCATCACCCTAAATTATTGCCTGCTTAAAAGTTTCCAGGCGCTGATAGCCGAGCATTATACCACTCAGCATGATGTTGCCGCCTATGCCGAAAAGCTGAATTTAACTCCCGGTCACCTTACCGATGTTATTAAACAGCAAAGCGGCAAAACGGCTATCACTCACATTCACGAGCGACTGATTGTTGAGGCTAAACGCCGCCTGCTGCATACCGAACTATCGGTAAAGCAAATTGCCGATGAGCTTGGTTTTGAGGATGCCGCTTACTTTAACCGCTTTTTTAAACGCCTTACCGATACCACGCCCATAGCCTTCAGGATGCAAATCCGGGAAATGTACAGTTAA
- a CDS encoding SDR family oxidoreductase: MEKQTVLITGANKGIGLESARQLAQAGYYIYLGSRDQDRGKKAVEQLKAEGLNDVELLLIDVTNEASVQKAHDELAAKIDHLDVLINNAGIPGAFPQKADTVSDDIMKEVFEVNFFGVIRTVRIFIDLVKKSPNPRIVNVTSDLGSLTYHNDPNWEHYEVKSAAYGPSKTALNAYSVALAYDLKDQVKVNMVNPGYTNTEFNGNRGPKPVEDGAAPIVKYAMIGPDGPTGKYFSDYGESPW, translated from the coding sequence ATGGAAAAGCAAACAGTTTTAATAACCGGCGCTAATAAAGGTATCGGTTTAGAAAGCGCCCGTCAGCTGGCCCAGGCCGGTTACTACATTTACCTGGGCAGCCGTGATCAGGATAGGGGCAAAAAAGCCGTTGAGCAGCTTAAAGCCGAAGGTTTAAATGATGTTGAACTATTACTGATAGATGTTACCAACGAGGCATCGGTACAAAAAGCCCATGATGAACTGGCCGCCAAAATAGATCACCTGGATGTGCTCATCAATAATGCCGGGATCCCCGGCGCGTTCCCGCAGAAAGCCGACACCGTGAGCGACGATATCATGAAAGAGGTTTTTGAGGTTAACTTTTTCGGGGTGATCCGTACGGTGCGTATTTTTATCGATCTGGTTAAAAAGTCGCCAAACCCACGGATTGTGAACGTAACATCCGATCTGGGTTCATTAACTTATCATAACGACCCAAACTGGGAGCATTATGAGGTTAAGTCGGCAGCTTATGGGCCGTCGAAAACTGCACTGAACGCTTATTCCGTAGCATTAGCCTACGACCTTAAAGATCAGGTTAAAGTAAACATGGTAAACCCCGGCTACACCAATACCGAATTTAACGGCAACCGAGGCCCAAAACCGGTAGAAGACGGCGCAGCACCGATAGTTAAATACGCCATGATAGGCCCCGACGGCCCAACAGGCAAATACTTCAGCGATTATGGTGAAAGCCCGTGGTAG